Proteins found in one Nerophis ophidion isolate RoL-2023_Sa linkage group LG21, RoL_Noph_v1.0, whole genome shotgun sequence genomic segment:
- the cmtm7 gene encoding CKLF-like MARVEL transmembrane domain-containing protein 7, with protein sequence MSHTVITTTSASDGFFHAGYCRTIPGLLKVSQMVALLIAFLCVHCAHGWPSWAAFQFFEVVSVWFLVALLIFFLMHLFRLQAKMPCINWPLTEFFHYSVGTVLVLIASIVAVVKSGGVSALVAASVFGFIAAFLMAVSLWTSYSVSCGPQQTGATV encoded by the exons ATGTCGCACACCGTCATCACGACCACTTCCGCCTCCGACGGCTTCTTTCACGCGGGATACTGCAGGACCATCCCGGGTCTGCTCAAAGTGTCCCAGATG GTGGCGCTGTTAATCGCCTTCCTGTGCGTGCACTGTGCCCacggatggcccagctgggcggCCTTCCAGTTCTTCGAGGTGGTCTCTGTGTGGTTCCTGGTGGCCCTGCTGATCTTCTTCCTCATGCACCTGTTCCGCCTGCAGGCCAAGATGCCGTGCATCAACTGGCCCCTCACG GAGTTTTTCCACTACTCCGTGGGGACCGTCCTCGTCCTCATCGCCTCCATCGTGGCGGTGGTGAAAAGTGGTGGAGTGTCGGCGTTGGTGGCGGCGTCG GTGTTTGGCTTCATCGCCGCCTTTCTGATGGCCGTCAGCTTGTGGACGTCTTACAGCGTGTCTTGTGGCCCCCAGCAGACCG GTGCGACCGTATAA